A window of the Brassica napus cultivar Da-Ae chromosome C5, Da-Ae, whole genome shotgun sequence genome harbors these coding sequences:
- the LOC106351776 gene encoding uncharacterized protein LOC106351776 yields MAQLLDSCFGRLFSLPVRRLLAGKVVHGMLTRQVVMKKKYEMWPVFGGKPLRFSLVEFGEVTGLPCGEFEEGYSIDYELSPTEENYAYWEKLIGTDRDVLVEDLVRMVLEDALMPGWRKLRLCLIIIVDGVLVPTSQKPKPSLKHVNLGKNLKKFFAFQWGRESFLWAIRPMKQGPKEMGKCEDPNGEFCKKLRQKSIRLLGFPQALQLVAFEAIPQLPIQAGGDDSVTLLNYPGKFLPQHAGLTVYDLRKAEHDPGLLVQHMMEITGTHEEQWGVWDDEKYDKKVDYLNGLIREGHVFSKSDWGGGDAGEPFFVYRVKNDKKRKGKAVGGVTAGPVLKQRQLSGYFTRGSLVDAEEHSRMVARVEELGTEVLRLKVVVEKQGGSWRSGRLS; encoded by the exons ATGGCGCAATTACTGGACTCTTGCTTCGGGAGGCTTTTTAGTTTGCCCGTCCGGCGGTTGTTAGCGGGGAAAGTGGTTCATGGGATGTTGACCAGGCAAGTTGTAATGAAGAAGAAGTACGAAATGTGgcctgtctttggagggaaacCATTAAGGTTCTCGTTGGTGGAGTTTGGTGAAGTAACAGGTTTGCCCTGTGGTGAGTTTGAAGAAGGCTATAGCATCGACTACGAGTTGTCTCCTACGGAGGAGAACTACGCGTACTGGGAGAAATTGATTGGTACGGACCGCGATGTCCTAGTTGAAGATCTTGTGAGGATGGTCTTAGAAGATGCGCTGATGCCTGGTTGGCGCAAACTGAGGTTGTGTTTGATTATTATTGTTGATGGAGTGCTGGTACCAACGTCGCAAAAACCAAAGCCTAGTCTCAAGCATGTGAATTTGGGGAAGAATCTGAAGAAGTTTTTTGCTTTCCAGTGGGGGAGGGAGTCATTTCTGTGGGCAATCCGGCCGATGAAACAAGGCCCGAAGGAAATGGGAAAGTGTGAGGACCCCAATGGAGAGTTTTGTAAGAAGCTACGACAAAAGAGTATCAGGTTATTGGGTTTCCCCCAGGCACTGCAGTTGGTGGCTTTCGAGGCAATCCCGCAACTTCCTATCCAGGCTGGTGGCGATGATAGTGTCACGCTGTTGAATTATCCGGGGAAGTTCTTGCCTCAGCACGCAGGATTGACTGTCTATGATTTGCGGAAAGCTGAACATGATCCTGGG CTGCTCGTACAGCACATGATGGAGATTACTGGGACACATGAGGAGCAGTGGGGAGTTTGGGATGACGAGAAATATGACAAGAAGGTGGACTATTTGAATGGCCTGATTAGGGAAGGGCATGTTTTTAGCAAGTCTGACTGGGGCGGTGGCGATGCTGGCGAACCTTTTTTTGTTTACCGCGTGAAAAATGACAAAAAGCGAAAGGGGAAAGCTGTTGGTGGGGTTACAGCAGGACCAGTTCTAAAACAGAGACAGCTCAGTGGCTATTTTACGCGTGGAAGCCTGGTGGATGCGGAAGAACACTCTAGGATGGTAGCGCGGGTGGAAGAACTGGGCACAGAGGTGTTGAGGCTGAAAGTGGTGGTTGAAAAACAGGGAGGCAGTTGGAGAAGTGGAAGACTTTCGTGA
- the LOC111211225 gene encoding uncharacterized protein LOC111211225, producing MDELNSDGGVVGDPVKNNSRVVEQREVSPQQSGRTSSEERPTLLVRLKEGDGVLLQWVEPESGDNFLYRALTSQTYFVTEEEGSSVDGERKDYGGSGEGLDPNGLANLNALVGEVVKDVGVDGGHNQAEETTNVHEGQHGETEGKGISEGVGFEGTDVEAAKTEGVDVQSSDGDETEDEEGRPGESEGGLGDPTIEEDARNTEDGKPGETEGGGGGIRKKRRTKEKPRLMYLMVSVKT from the exons ATGGATGAGTTAAACAGTGATGGGGGCGTTGTTGGTGACCCTGTTAAAAACAACAGTAGGGTGGTTGAACAACGCGAGGTTTCACCACAACAAAGTGGGAGGACATCATCGGAGGAGCGCCCGACTTTGTTAGTAAGGTTGAAAGAAGGCGATGGGGTGCTGTTGCAGTGGGTCGAACCAGAAAGTGGTGATAATTTTTTGTATCGTGCCTTGACCTCGCAAACTTACTTCGTCACTGAGGAGGAG GGAAGCAGCGTTGATGGAGAGAGAAAGGATTATGGAGGATCAGGCGAGGGGTTAGACCCTAAT GGACTTGCAAATTTAAATGCATTGGTTGGGGAGGTTGTGAAAGATGTCGGTGTTGATGGTGGCCACAACCAAGCTGAG GAAACGACAAATGTGCATGAGGGACAGCATGGCGAAACCGAAGGAAAGGGTATTTCCGAGGGAGTGGGTTTTGAAGGCACAGACGTCGAG GCGGCGAAGACTGAGGGGGTAGATGTTCAAAGCAGCGACGGGGATGAAACAGAGGACGAG GAGGGCAGGCCTGGTGAGAGTGAGGGTGGGCTGGGTGATCCTACGATAGAGGAGGACGCTAGAAACACTGAG GACGGCAAGCCTGGAGAGACTgagggtggggggggggggatccGAAAGAAGAGGAGGACGAAAGAAAAACCGAG GTTGATGTATTTGATGGTTTCGGTGAAGACCTAA